Sequence from the Acidobacteriota bacterium genome:
CCGGACGCGCACTCCTTCGCCATTCGTTCCGCGCCGGGCGGTGGCGTCGAGGTGCGAATCACGTTGCCGCTCCGGCCGTCGACAGACCATGCCCGCGCCGTGCCGCTGACCACCAGTGCCTGACCTCCGCCTGCTCATCGTCGAGGACGAGCCGCTCATCCGTGTCGGCATCCGGAATGCGGTCGCCGGCCTGCCTGGCGTGGTCGTCGTCGGTGAGTGCGAGTGCGTGGCTGATGCGGTCGTCGCCATCACATCGGACACGGTCGACCTCGTGCTGCTGGACGTGCAACTGCCCGACGGAACCGGGTTCGACGTGGTGCGGCAGGTGGGGGCCGAGCGCATGCCGACCGTGATCTTCGTCACGGCCTACGACCAGTACGCGGTCAGGGCGTTCGACGTGCACGCGGTCGACTACCTGCTCAAGCCGTTCGACACCAGGCGCCTGTGCGACAGCATCGAGCGCGTACGGACGCGTCTGGCGCGACCCGCAGACATCGTGCAGCAACTGCAAGGCCTGCTCGACGTGCAGAGCCAGCCGTGGCTCCAGCGTCTCGTCGTCCGGAACGGCGAGCACTTCGATTTCGTCCCCGTCGACGCGATCGACTGGATCGAGTCGGCCAACAACGACACCATCCTGCATTGCCGCGGGCGTGACTTCACCTTCAACCAGAACCTGGCGGCGCTCGAACGGCAGCTCGATCCGCGGCGGTTCGTGCGGGTTCATCGCGGCCACATCGTCAACGTCGAGCGTGTGCTCGGCGCGAACACGTTGCTTGGCGGCGCGTACGAGTTGCAGCTGAGGAGCGGCGTCACCGTTCGCACGGGACGCCAGTACGCGGATACGGTTCGCCACCTGCTGAAGTCGCGATGAGTGGCGTCACTTGTCCGTATCAGCCTGACGACGTGTTGAATATGATTCACGAATGGCGCGCGATGACCTGAGCGCGCTCGCCGCCTTTCTCACCGTTGCCGAGGAGCGCAGCTTCACGAAGGCGGCGGCTCAGCTCGGCGTCTCTCCGTCCGCCCTGAGCC
This genomic interval carries:
- a CDS encoding response regulator transcription factor, whose product is MPDLRLLIVEDEPLIRVGIRNAVAGLPGVVVVGECECVADAVVAITSDTVDLVLLDVQLPDGTGFDVVRQVGAERMPTVIFVTAYDQYAVRAFDVHAVDYLLKPFDTRRLCDSIERVRTRLARPADIVQQLQGLLDVQSQPWLQRLVVRNGEHFDFVPVDAIDWIESANNDTILHCRGRDFTFNQNLAALERQLDPRRFVRVHRGHIVNVERVLGANTLLGGAYELQLRSGVTVRTGRQYADTVRHLLKSR